A genomic region of Metopolophium dirhodum isolate CAU chromosome 1, ASM1992520v1, whole genome shotgun sequence contains the following coding sequences:
- the LOC132934497 gene encoding merozoite surface protein 2-like, translated as MSRVQPLTLTKIIQSAFVLLMVVLCDIWRCGPGYGFGVRLYNDCSSRNVRVDYRGRVLADDETSNPFQNLTVKSLDFSIRLSIFAEESHRYLCFNNKWSLVGSKHFRGPKCLFYEEMLSTGYTRYKSVVDKSRYIGFNRRGRPMRRHVFHTDPLNRCLNFLKLDTKFDIGDHNRKVAASSGKTIVIGGSGGSGGKRNGSSKRPIASAGGGYNRKSLTTSTTTTTTTTTTTTTTTTTTTTPPPPPPPPSPSTHPSSKPPVKHSRIRFRHNRRNRHRPEALQSLDQD; from the exons gttaacaaaaataatccaGAGTGCTTTCGTTCTATTAATG GTGGTGTTGTGCGACATTTGGAGGTGCGGCCCTGGCTATGGATTTGGGGTCCGACTGTACAACGATTGCAGTAGTCGAAATGTCAGGGTTGACTACCGGGGACGAGTTCTCGCCGACGACGAGACTTCGAATCCATTTC AAAACCTAACCGTCAAATCCTTGGACTTCAGTATTCGACTGTCGATATTCGCTGAGGAGTCGCATCGGTATTTGTGTTTCAACAACAAATGGTCCCTTGTTGGTTCG AAACATTTCCGCGGCCCGAAGTGTCTGTTCTACGAGGAGATGCTGTCCACTGGGTACACACGGTACAAGTCGGTGGTCGACAAGTCACGGTACATAGGTTTCAACCGGCGGGGCCGTCCAATGAGGCGGCACGTGTTCCACACGGACCCGCTGAACCGATGCCTAAACTTTCTCAAGCTGGACACCAAGTTTGACATCGGCGACCACAATCGCAAGGTGGCCGCTTCGTCGGGCAAGACCATTGTCATCGGCGGCAGTGGCGGAAGCGGAGGAAAGCGCAACGGCTCGTCCAAGAGACCGATCGCGTCAGCCGGTGGCGGTTACAACAGAAAATCGCTAACGACCTCCACGACGACCACCACGACCACCACCacgaccaccaccaccaccaccacaacgACCActacaccaccaccaccaccacctccaccaTCACCGTCAACACATCCTTCTTCTAAACCACCAGTCAAGCACAGTCGAATTCGGTTCAGACACAACCGGCGCAACAGACACCGTCCCGAAGCCCTTCAATCGTTAGATCAAGACTAG